A genomic stretch from Hemicordylus capensis ecotype Gifberg chromosome 5, rHemCap1.1.pri, whole genome shotgun sequence includes:
- the SLC38A2 gene encoding sodium-coupled neutral amino acid symporter 2, with protein MTKAEMSKLNTSPDEDSSCYSEDFKYPYPNPNSNDSDLPYPPYSASSSSSSNGFNYPYPMKPAAMKSHYGDMDPENQNFLLESNPGKKKYETEYHPGTTSFGMSVFNLSNAIVGSGILGLAYAMANTGIALFVILLLVVSIFSLYSVHLLLKTANEGGSLLYEQLGMKAFGMTGKLAASGSITMQNIGAMSSYLYIVKYELPLVIKAFMNIEENTGEWYLNGNYLVILVSLTIILPLSLLKNLGYLGYTSGFSLLCMVFFLIVVICKKFQIPCGLDHDMVNGTLNTTLDHLTTAALFHGTELNTTSDDMCTPKYFIFNSQTVYAVPILTFSFVCHPAILPIYEELKGRSRRRMMKVSNVSFFAMFLMYLLAALFGYLTFYGNVEPELLHTYSAVLGSGVLLLIVRLAVLMAVTLTVPVVIFPIRSSITQLFFVKKEFSWLRHFAITVSLLVFTNVLVIFVPTIRDIFGFIGASAAAMLIFILPSAFYIKLVKKESMKSVQKIGAVLFLISGILVMTGSMTLIILDWIHNAASDGH; from the exons ATGACCAAAGCTGAAATGAGCAAGCTCAATACTTCTCCTGATGAAGACAGCAGCTGCTATAGCGAAGACTTTAAGTACCCTTACCCAAATCCCAACAGCAATGACTCTGACTTGCCCTATCCACCCTACTCGGCCTCCTCATCCTCCAGCAGCAATGGCTTCAACTACCCCTACCCAATGAAACCAGCTGCTATGAAGAG CCATTATGGAGACATGGACCCAGAAAACCAAAACTTTTTACTTGAATCCAATCCTGGAAAGAAGAAATATGAAACTGAATAT CATCCAGGCACTACTTCCTTTGGAATGTCGGTATTTAATCTGAGCAATGCTATTGTGGGCAGTGGCATCCTTGGACTTGCTTACGCCATGGCAAACACTGGAATTGCTCTCTTTGT AATTCTTCTACTTGTTGTGTCGATTTTCTCTTTATATTCTGTTCATCTCCTCTTGAAGACTGCCAATGAAGGAG GATCTCTGTTATATGAACAACTGGGAATGAAGGCATTTGGTATGACTGGAAAACTTGCAGCATCTGGATCAATTACAATGCAGAACATTGGAG CTATGTCAAGCTACCTCTACATAGTGAAATATGAGTTACCATTGGTCATCAAGGCTTTTATGAACATCGAAGAGAACACAGG AGAATGGTACCTCAATGGCAATTATTTGGTTATACTGGTATCCTTGACCATCATTCTTCCTTTGTCACTATTGAAAAATTTAG GTTATCTAGGTTACACCAGTGGATTTTCCTTGCTGTGCATGGTCTTCTTTCTTATTGTT GTCATTTGCAAGAAATTTCAGATTCCTTGTGGACTGGATCATGATATGGTTAATGGAACTCTGAACACTACTCTCGACCACCTGACAACTGCTGCACTTTTTCATGGAACAGAACTCAATACAACAAGTGATGACATGTGCACACCAAAGTATTTCATCTTCAATTCACAG ACAGTCTATGCTGTACCAATCCTAACATTTTCATTTGTCTGCCATCCTGCTATTCTCCCTATTTATGAAGAATTGAAAGG CCGAAGTCGCAGAAGAATGATGAAAGTGTCTAATGTTTCATTTTTCGCCATGTTTCTCATGTACCTTCTGGCTGCTCTCTTTGGCTACCTGACATTTTATG GAAATGTTGAACCAGAGTTACTTCATACATATTCTGCTGTTCTGGGATCTGGTGTTCTTTTGCTCATTGTGCGTCTGGCTGTCCTGATGGCAGTAACTCTTACTGTGCCAGTAGTGATTTTTCCA ATTCGCAGTTCCATCACACAGTTGTTTTTTGTAAAGAAAGAATTCAGTTGGCTACGTCACTTTGCTATTACAGTATCTCTTTTGGTATTCACCAACGTGCTTGTAATCTTTGTTCCCACCATTCGAGATATATTTGGATTCATTG gtGCTTCTGCTGCCGCCATGCTGATCTTTATACTGCCATCTGCTTTCTACATTAAACTGGTGAAAAAAGAATCAATGAAATCAGTACAGAAGATTGGG GCTGTTCTTTTCCTGATCAGTGGCATACTTGTGATGACTGGAAGCATGACCTTGATCATTCTGGATTGGATCCACAATGCTGCTTCTGATGGCCATTAA